In Archocentrus centrarchus isolate MPI-CPG fArcCen1 chromosome 16, fArcCen1, whole genome shotgun sequence, a single window of DNA contains:
- the LOC115793955 gene encoding fucolectin-5-like: protein MLWSLLFITLIGQSSQDRPGLSSGWEILRLNDKSSFQSSVYTVDGLSYSAGRAFDGDLDTCSHTEKKINSWWTVDLLGLYEISCITVNNGDHHNIDLTDARILIGNSSEGRFTECATITTSTRAENKTFNCVNGTKWGRYVTVYKKRLGFIILCEVMIQGTKKGTMRDSYP, encoded by the exons ATGCTGTGGAGTCTGCTGTTCATCACTTTGATTG GACAATCAAGTCAAGACCGTCCAGG acTGTCATCAGGTTGGGAAATCCTCAGACTGAATGACAAATCGTCATTTCAGTCTTCAGTCTACACAGTTGATGGTCTGAGTTACAGTGCTGGCAGAGCTTTTGATGGGGATCTTGACACATGTTCTCACACTGAAAAGAAGATCAACTCCTGGTGGACAGTTGACTTATTGGGTCTATATGAAATTTCCTGTATCACCGTTAACAACGGGGATCATCACAATATTGATCTGACAGATGCTCGGATCCTCATCGGGAACTCATCTGAAGGACGTTTTACAGA gtgTGCAACAATTACAACCAGTACAAgggcagaaaacaaaacatttaactgTGTAAATGGAACAAAGTGGGGGCGCTATGTAACCGTGTACAAAAAAAGACTGGGGTTTATAATTCTGTGTGAGGTGATGATCCAAGGCACAAAAAAAGGTACAATGAGAGATTCTTACCCATGA